A portion of the Streptococcus sp. Marseille-Q6470 genome contains these proteins:
- a CDS encoding glucose-1-phosphate adenylyltransferase produces the protein MKNEMLALILAGGQGTRLGKLTQSIAKPAVQFGGRYRIIDFALSNCANSGIHNVGVITQYQPLALNNHIGNGSSWGLDVIDSGVSILQPYSASEGNRWFEGTSHAIYQNIDYIDSINPEYVLILSGDHIYKMDYDDMLQSHKDNNASLTVAVLDVPLKEASRFGIMNTDANNRIVEFEEKPAQPKSTKASMGIYIFDWKRLRNMLVAAEKNNIDMSDFGKNVIPNYLETGESVYAYEFNGYWKDVGTIESLWEANMEYISPENALDSRNRQWKIYSRNLIAPPNFLGEFAQVEDSLVVDGCYVNGTVKHSILSTAAQVRKGAEVVDSVIMSGAVIGRGAKITRAIIGEGAIIADGVEIDGTEEVQVVGYNEVVGVATDED, from the coding sequence CCGGTGGGCAAGGAACTCGTCTCGGTAAACTCACTCAAAGCATTGCAAAACCTGCTGTGCAATTTGGTGGGCGCTATCGTATCATTGACTTTGCTCTTTCTAACTGTGCCAACTCTGGTATCCACAATGTTGGGGTTATCACACAGTATCAACCTCTTGCTCTTAACAATCACATCGGAAACGGTTCTAGTTGGGGTCTTGATGTAATTGATTCAGGTGTTTCTATCCTTCAACCTTACTCTGCAAGTGAAGGAAATCGTTGGTTCGAAGGTACAAGTCATGCCATTTACCAAAATATTGACTATATCGATAGCATTAATCCTGAGTATGTTTTGATTCTTTCAGGAGACCATATCTACAAGATGGACTATGATGATATGCTCCAATCACACAAGGATAACAATGCCAGCTTGACAGTTGCTGTTTTGGATGTACCACTAAAAGAAGCTAGTCGTTTCGGTATCATGAATACAGATGCTAATAATCGCATTGTTGAATTCGAAGAAAAACCTGCCCAACCAAAATCAACCAAGGCATCAATGGGTATTTATATTTTCGATTGGAAACGTCTACGCAATATGCTAGTTGCAGCTGAAAAGAATAATATTGACATGTCAGACTTTGGAAAGAATGTTATTCCAAATTATCTTGAAACTGGTGAAAGTGTCTATGCTTATGAGTTCAATGGATACTGGAAGGATGTTGGTACAATCGAATCTCTTTGGGAAGCAAATATGGAATACATCTCTCCAGAAAATGCTCTAGATAGCCGTAATCGTCAATGGAAAATTTATTCTCGTAACCTTATCGCTCCACCAAACTTCCTTGGAGAATTTGCTCAAGTAGAAGACTCTCTAGTAGTAGATGGATGTTACGTGAATGGTACTGTAAAACATTCCATTCTTTCTACAGCTGCTCAAGTTCGTAAGGGAGCAGAAGTTGTTGATTCTGTCATCATGAGTGGAGCAGTTATCGGTAGAGGTGCTAAAATTACACGTGCAATCATCGGTGAAGGTGCAATTATTGCCGATGGTGTTGAAATTGATGGTACAGAAGAAGTACAAGTAGTCGGATATAACGAAGTAGTGGGGGTAGCAACAGATGAAGATTGA
- the glgD gene encoding glucose-1-phosphate adenylyltransferase subunit GlgD, which translates to MKIDKYSAILGNTVGFHDMSTLTSNRPVASLPFGGKYRLIDFPLSSLANAGVRSVFGIFQQDNISSVFDHIRSGREWGLNTLLSHYYLGIYNTRVESSTVGKEYYQQLLTYLKRSGSNQTVSLNCDVLVNIDLTQVFHLHNTTKSPITVVYKKLPKKDISEVNAILDIDETDHVLSHKLFDKKAEQEYYNMSTDIFVVDTQWLIERLEEEAQKEHPEKLRYVLRDLAAESGAFAYEYTGYLANIHSVETYYQANIDMLDQHKFYSLFSPNQKIHTKVKNEEPTYYAPGCEVNTSQFASGSIVEGKVVRSVVSRNVQIHKDSLVKESIVFPRVVIGEGAQVEYAIIDKGAEVADGVVIRGTAENPVVIKKGEKVTEDILS; encoded by the coding sequence ATGAAGATTGATAAATATTCAGCGATTTTAGGAAACACTGTTGGTTTTCATGATATGTCAACCTTGACAAGTAACCGTCCAGTGGCAAGTTTGCCATTTGGAGGAAAGTATCGTTTGATTGACTTCCCACTCTCAAGTTTAGCAAATGCTGGTGTTCGAAGTGTCTTTGGAATCTTCCAACAAGATAACATCAGCTCTGTATTTGACCACATTCGTTCAGGACGTGAATGGGGCTTGAATACACTACTTAGTCACTACTATCTAGGTATTTACAATACACGTGTAGAAAGCAGTACAGTCGGTAAAGAGTATTATCAACAACTCTTGACTTATTTAAAACGTTCTGGATCTAACCAAACGGTTTCTTTGAACTGTGACGTTTTGGTAAATATTGATCTTACTCAGGTTTTCCATTTGCATAATACTACAAAATCTCCTATTACGGTTGTTTATAAGAAACTACCTAAAAAGGATATTTCAGAAGTAAATGCTATCCTAGATATTGATGAAACTGATCACGTGCTCTCTCACAAACTCTTTGATAAAAAAGCTGAACAAGAATACTACAACATGTCAACGGATATCTTTGTTGTAGATACTCAATGGTTGATTGAACGTCTGGAAGAAGAAGCTCAGAAAGAACACCCAGAAAAACTACGTTATGTTCTACGTGACTTGGCAGCGGAATCAGGCGCTTTTGCATACGAGTATACTGGTTACTTAGCAAATATTCATTCTGTAGAAACATACTACCAAGCCAATATTGATATGCTTGATCAGCATAAATTCTACTCTTTATTCTCTCCAAATCAAAAGATTCACACAAAGGTGAAAAACGAAGAACCAACTTATTATGCACCTGGTTGTGAAGTAAATACTTCGCAGTTTGCTTCTGGTAGTATTGTCGAAGGTAAGGTTGTTCGTTCAGTTGTTTCGCGTAATGTTCAAATTCATAAAGATAGCTTAGTTAAAGAATCTATTGTTTTCCCTCGTGTTGTCATTGGTGAAGGTGCTCAAGTTGAGTATGCAATTATTGATAAGGGTGCTGAAGTAGCTGATGGAGTTGTTATTCGTGGTACAGCAGAAAATCCTGTTGTCATCAAAAAAGGTGAAAAAGTAACAGAGGACATTCTTTCATGA
- the glgA gene encoding glycogen synthase GlgA: protein MKILFVAAEGAPFSKTGGLGDVIGALPKSLVKAGHEVAVILPYYDMVEAKFGDQIEDVLQFEVYVGWRRQFCGIKKTVLNGVTFYFIDNQYYFFRGHVYGDFDDGERFAFFQLAALEAMERIGFIPDVLHAHDYHTAMIPFLLKEKYRWIQAYQNIKTVLTIHNLEFQGQFSEGMLWDLFRVGFERYADGTVRWNDCLNWMKAGILYADRVSTVSPSYAYEIMTTEFGCGLDQILRMESGKVSGIVNGIDTDLYNPETDPLLDYHFNKSDLSGKAQNKAKLQEKVGLPVRPDVPMIGIVSRLTRQKGFDVVVEGLHRMLQDDVQIVLLGTGDPGFEQAFSWFGQVFPDKLSANITFDVKLAQEIYAACDIFLMPSRFEPCGLSQMMAMRYGTLPLVHEVGGLRDTVQPFNPIEGTGTGFSFDNLTPYWLNWALQTALDVYYNHPDVWKKLQVQAMECDFSWDTACQSYVDLYHSLVN from the coding sequence ATGAAAATTTTATTTGTAGCAGCTGAAGGAGCCCCTTTTTCTAAAACAGGTGGCTTGGGAGATGTTATCGGGGCTCTTCCAAAATCATTAGTTAAAGCTGGACATGAAGTTGCTGTTATCCTGCCATACTATGACATGGTGGAAGCCAAGTTTGGAGATCAAATTGAAGATGTTCTTCAATTTGAAGTATATGTTGGTTGGCGTAGACAATTTTGTGGCATTAAGAAGACTGTTTTAAATGGTGTTACCTTCTACTTTATTGACAACCAGTATTATTTCTTCCGTGGTCATGTGTATGGTGATTTCGATGATGGTGAACGCTTTGCCTTCTTCCAACTTGCAGCCTTAGAAGCTATGGAGCGTATTGGTTTTATTCCAGATGTTCTTCATGCTCATGATTATCATACAGCTATGATTCCTTTCTTGTTGAAGGAAAAATACAGATGGATCCAGGCCTACCAAAACATTAAGACTGTCTTAACAATCCACAACCTGGAATTCCAAGGTCAATTTTCTGAAGGTATGCTTTGGGATTTGTTCCGAGTTGGATTTGAACGCTATGCGGATGGTACAGTTCGCTGGAATGACTGTCTTAACTGGATGAAAGCTGGTATCCTCTATGCAGATCGTGTATCTACTGTATCGCCAAGCTATGCTTATGAAATCATGACAACAGAGTTTGGATGTGGTTTGGATCAGATTCTTCGAATGGAGTCCGGTAAGGTGTCTGGTATCGTAAACGGAATAGATACGGATCTTTATAATCCAGAAACGGATCCTTTGTTGGATTATCATTTTAATAAATCAGACCTATCAGGAAAAGCTCAGAATAAAGCTAAACTTCAAGAAAAAGTTGGTCTTCCGGTTCGTCCCGATGTTCCAATGATTGGTATTGTGTCGCGTTTGACAAGACAGAAAGGTTTTGATGTCGTCGTTGAAGGTTTGCATCGCATGCTTCAAGATGATGTTCAAATCGTTCTCTTGGGTACAGGTGATCCTGGCTTTGAACAAGCCTTTTCATGGTTTGGCCAAGTATTCCCAGATAAATTATCCGCTAATATTACCTTTGATGTGAAGTTGGCACAAGAGATTTATGCTGCGTGTGATATTTTCCTCATGCCAAGTCGCTTTGAACCATGTGGACTTTCTCAAATGATGGCTATGCGCTATGGTACTTTACCTCTTGTCCATGAGGTAGGTGGTTTGAGAGATACTGTTCAGCCATTCAATCCGATTGAAGGAACTGGTACTGGATTTAGTTTTGACAACTTGACTCCATACTGGCTTAACTGGGCTCTTCAAACTGCTTTGGATGTTTATTATAACCATCCTGACGTTTGGAAGAAACTTCAAGTGCAAGCTATGGAATGTGATTTCTCTTGGGATACAGCTTGTCAGTCCTATGTTGATTTATATCACAGCTTAGTAAATTAA
- the serB gene encoding phosphoserine phosphatase SerB — MQTIKGLCVLDVDGTLIEEEVIDLLGKEADCEKEVAQLTAQAMSGKLDFEESLKKRVSLLKELSIDVFDKIYRELHLSKNATQFVKTLQENQIEVGLVSGGFTTIVERLAKDLGISLCTANQLEIKDGHLTGNLIGPVISREVKEATLVRWAQELQVPFERTIAIGDGANDLAMLKRSGFAIAFCAKDIVKKEINLQVDERDFAKVLEKINLL, encoded by the coding sequence ATGCAAACAATCAAGGGTCTCTGTGTGCTCGATGTAGATGGCACTCTGATAGAAGAAGAGGTCATTGATTTATTGGGGAAAGAGGCAGATTGCGAAAAGGAAGTAGCTCAGCTAACTGCTCAGGCTATGAGTGGAAAATTAGACTTTGAAGAAAGTTTAAAAAAACGTGTTTCCCTTCTAAAAGAGCTTTCTATCGATGTCTTTGATAAGATTTATCGTGAACTACACCTTAGTAAAAATGCTACGCAATTTGTCAAAACTCTTCAAGAAAATCAGATAGAAGTCGGTTTGGTATCGGGTGGATTTACGACCATCGTGGAAAGATTAGCAAAAGATTTGGGGATTTCATTATGTACTGCTAATCAACTGGAAATAAAAGATGGACATTTAACTGGCAATCTTATTGGTCCGGTTATAAGCAGAGAAGTAAAAGAAGCAACCCTCGTGAGATGGGCTCAAGAATTACAAGTGCCGTTTGAGAGAACGATTGCGATTGGTGATGGCGCTAATGATTTGGCCATGCTTAAACGATCAGGATTTGCTATAGCTTTCTGCGCTAAGGATATTGTGAAAAAGGAAATAAATCTTCAGGTAGATGAAAGAGATTTTGCAAAAGTTTTAGAAAAAATAAATCTCCTTTAG
- a CDS encoding glycerate kinase, translating into MKIVIAPDSFKESLPANQVAEAIKRGFKRVIPDAEYLLLPVGDGGEGTVDAIKSSLDLEEKTVQVTGPFGDEVQIRYYEKGELALFEVVDLIGLEKIPNEKRYPLEIQTKGIGQLILHFIDRGVKDIYIGVGGTASNDGGIGIAAGIGYQFYDENGNELQACGQSLSAIRKISKERVIEIPADVHVRILADVTNPLCGPRGATYTFGKQKGLKPYEFEEVDEAIREFYENIDPDVFMLEGAGAGGGIAAGLCVFAGAEIVSGIQTCLDLINFDEKVADADLIIVGEGRLDSQSLAGKAPIGVAKRTPKGVPVIAFCGSLDQDLPSLPFENIIAAFSILEKSEPLENSLKNAATYLEHTAASIARIMSLR; encoded by the coding sequence ATGAAAATTGTCATCGCACCGGACTCTTTCAAAGAGAGTCTTCCCGCAAACCAAGTAGCAGAAGCTATAAAAAGAGGATTTAAAAGGGTGATCCCAGATGCTGAATATCTGCTTTTACCTGTCGGTGATGGAGGTGAAGGGACAGTAGATGCTATTAAAAGTTCTCTAGATCTGGAAGAAAAAACAGTCCAGGTAACCGGACCTTTTGGTGATGAGGTTCAAATACGCTATTATGAAAAAGGGGAATTAGCCCTGTTTGAAGTTGTAGATTTAATCGGTCTTGAAAAAATTCCTAATGAAAAACGATATCCACTAGAGATTCAAACAAAGGGAATTGGTCAACTTATTCTCCATTTCATAGACCGAGGGGTAAAAGATATCTACATCGGTGTCGGTGGTACGGCTAGTAACGATGGTGGTATTGGTATTGCTGCTGGAATCGGTTATCAGTTTTACGATGAAAATGGGAATGAACTTCAGGCATGTGGCCAATCTCTGTCTGCTATCAGGAAAATTTCCAAGGAGAGAGTCATTGAAATTCCTGCAGACGTTCATGTAAGAATCCTAGCAGATGTGACTAATCCTCTTTGTGGACCCCGTGGCGCCACCTATACATTTGGGAAGCAAAAAGGCTTAAAGCCTTATGAATTTGAAGAGGTTGACGAGGCGATTAGGGAATTTTATGAAAATATTGACCCAGATGTATTCATGTTAGAGGGCGCAGGAGCTGGTGGTGGCATTGCTGCTGGTTTGTGTGTATTTGCTGGAGCAGAAATCGTATCAGGCATTCAAACTTGTTTGGACTTGATTAATTTCGATGAAAAGGTAGCAGATGCTGATCTCATAATTGTTGGTGAAGGTAGATTAGATTCTCAAAGTTTAGCTGGCAAGGCTCCAATCGGAGTAGCAAAAAGAACACCTAAGGGTGTTCCGGTCATTGCTTTTTGTGGCAGTTTAGATCAGGATTTACCCTCCCTACCATTTGAGAATATCATTGCCGCTTTTTCGATACTTGAAAAAAGCGAGCCATTGGAAAATAGTCTAAAAAATGCAGCCACCTATTTAGAACATACCGCGGCAAGTATTGCCCGAATCATGTCTTTGAGATAG
- a CDS encoding DUF1694 domain-containing protein codes for MTDISKQLLEKAHGGLKLNPDEQRRFLGTFEERVLGYASLETANDDKFQKGFLTILETLKKETEPLFVKISPQVEFDKQVFYLKHAKDDNCQATIVSEDHNSSPFGMVIHSDSPVQTQEKDLKKAFSNLWQEKEPKAPTSFWKKWFG; via the coding sequence ATGACTGATATATCAAAACAACTATTAGAAAAAGCTCATGGCGGGCTTAAACTAAATCCAGACGAACAAAGGCGTTTTCTTGGCACTTTTGAGGAACGTGTACTTGGTTATGCAAGTCTTGAAACTGCAAATGATGACAAATTCCAAAAAGGTTTTTTGACTATTTTAGAGACCCTAAAGAAAGAAACTGAACCTCTATTTGTCAAAATTTCTCCTCAAGTTGAATTTGATAAACAAGTCTTTTACCTAAAACATGCCAAAGATGACAATTGCCAAGCAACTATCGTTTCTGAAGATCATAACTCTTCTCCTTTTGGCATGGTCATACACAGTGATAGTCCTGTTCAAACCCAAGAAAAAGACCTTAAAAAGGCCTTTTCTAACTTATGGCAAGAGAAAGAGCCAAAGGCTCCAACTTCTTTTTGGAAAAAATGGTTTGGTTAA
- the eno gene encoding surface-displayed alpha-enolase: protein MSIITDVYAREVLDSRGNPTLEVEVYTESGAFGRGMVPSGASTGEHEAVELRDGDKSRYGGLGTQKAVDNVNNIIAEAIIGYDVRDQQAIDRAMIALDGTPNKGKLGANAILGVSIAVARAAADYLEIPLYSYLGGFNTKVLPTPMMNIINGGSHSDAPIAFQEFMIVPAGAPTFKEALRWGAEIFHALKKILKSRGLETAVGDEGGFAPRFEGTEDGVETILAAIEAAGYVPGKDVFIGFDCASSEFYDKERQVYDYTKFEGEGAAVRTAAEQIDYLEELVNKYPIITIEDGMDENDWDGWKALTERLGGKVQLVGDDFFVTNTSYLEKGIAEGAANSILIKVNQIGTLTETFDAIEMAKEAGYTAVVSHRSGETEDSTIADIAVATNAGQIKTGSLSRTDRIAKYNQLLRIEDQLGEVAEYRGLKSFYNLKK from the coding sequence ATGTCAATTATTACTGATGTTTACGCTCGCGAAGTCCTAGACTCACGCGGTAACCCAACACTTGAAGTAGAAGTTTATACTGAATCAGGTGCTTTCGGACGTGGTATGGTTCCATCAGGAGCTTCTACTGGTGAACACGAAGCAGTTGAACTTCGCGACGGTGACAAATCTCGTTACGGTGGTCTTGGTACACAAAAAGCTGTTGACAACGTAAATAACATCATTGCTGAAGCAATTATCGGCTACGATGTACGTGACCAACAAGCTATCGACCGTGCTATGATCGCTCTTGACGGTACTCCTAACAAAGGTAAATTGGGTGCAAACGCAATCCTTGGTGTGTCTATCGCTGTAGCTCGCGCTGCTGCTGACTACCTTGAAATCCCACTTTACAGCTATCTTGGTGGATTCAACACTAAAGTTCTTCCAACTCCAATGATGAACATCATCAACGGTGGTTCTCACTCAGATGCTCCAATCGCTTTCCAAGAATTCATGATCGTACCTGCTGGTGCACCTACATTCAAAGAAGCTCTTCGTTGGGGTGCTGAAATCTTCCACGCACTTAAGAAAATCCTTAAATCACGTGGTTTGGAAACTGCCGTAGGTGACGAAGGTGGATTCGCTCCTCGTTTCGAAGGAACTGAAGATGGTGTTGAAACTATCCTTGCTGCTATCGAAGCTGCTGGTTATGTTCCAGGTAAAGACGTATTTATCGGATTTGACTGTGCATCATCAGAATTCTACGATAAAGAACGTCAAGTATACGACTACACTAAATTCGAAGGTGAAGGAGCTGCTGTCCGCACTGCTGCTGAACAAATCGACTACCTTGAAGAATTGGTAAACAAATACCCAATCATCACTATCGAAGATGGTATGGATGAAAATGACTGGGACGGATGGAAAGCTCTTACTGAACGTCTTGGTGGTAAAGTTCAATTGGTTGGTGACGACTTCTTCGTAACAAACACTTCATACCTTGAAAAAGGTATTGCAGAAGGCGCAGCTAACTCAATCCTTATCAAAGTTAACCAAATCGGTACTCTTACTGAAACATTCGATGCTATCGAAATGGCGAAAGAAGCTGGTTACACTGCCGTTGTATCACACCGTTCAGGTGAAACTGAAGATTCAACAATCGCTGATATCGCAGTTGCAACAAATGCAGGACAAATCAAGACTGGTTCACTTTCACGTACAGACCGTATCGCTAAATACAACCAATTGCTTCGCATCGAAGATCAACTTGGTGAAGTAGCTGAATACCGTGGATTGAAATCATTCTACAACTTGAAAAAATAA
- the xseA gene encoding exodeoxyribonuclease VII large subunit has protein sequence MEKYLSVTTLTKYLKMKFDKDPYLERVYLTGQVSNFRKRPTHQYFSLKDDRAVIQATIWSGIYQKLGFDLEEGMKINVIGRVQVYEPSGSYSIIIEKVEPDGVGALAIQFEQLKKKLSEEGLFQDRFKQAIPQFAKRIGVVTSPSGAVIQDIITTVSRRFPGVEIVLYPTKVQGEGAAEEIARNIARANEREDIDVLIIGRGGGSIEDLWAFNEEIVVRSIFESRLPIISSVGHETDVTLADFVADKRAATPTAAAELATPVTKLDLLTYLKNQEKRMATAVQNILSKKEKALQVLSQSVIFRQPERLYDGYLQRLDQLQLRLKQSVSSELVRQQQRVLEQVHHLEQLSPINKIHRYQDQLLQLKKLLRSQMAVTYDAKVAEVKRLSEALVMLDTSRIVARGFAIVKKEDAVVSSAKDLKVNDQVMLMMRDGQVELEVKDVKTKEI, from the coding sequence ATGGAAAAGTATTTGTCGGTAACAACTTTGACCAAGTATTTGAAAATGAAATTCGATAAAGACCCATACTTGGAGAGGGTCTATTTAACTGGTCAGGTTTCTAACTTCCGGAAGCGTCCCACTCACCAATATTTTTCTCTAAAAGATGATCGAGCGGTTATCCAAGCGACTATTTGGTCAGGTATTTATCAGAAACTAGGTTTTGATTTGGAAGAAGGGATGAAGATCAATGTTATCGGTCGTGTCCAAGTCTATGAACCAAGTGGGAGCTACTCTATCATCATTGAAAAGGTAGAGCCGGATGGTGTAGGGGCTCTTGCGATTCAGTTCGAACAATTAAAAAAGAAATTATCAGAAGAAGGCCTTTTTCAAGACCGCTTTAAACAAGCAATACCTCAGTTTGCAAAACGCATCGGGGTTGTGACTAGTCCTAGTGGTGCTGTTATCCAGGATATCATTACTACTGTTAGCAGACGTTTTCCAGGGGTAGAGATTGTTTTATATCCTACCAAGGTTCAAGGCGAAGGGGCAGCAGAGGAGATTGCCCGTAATATTGCAAGAGCAAATGAACGTGAAGATATAGATGTTCTCATCATTGGCCGAGGTGGTGGTTCTATCGAAGATCTATGGGCTTTTAACGAAGAGATTGTAGTGCGTTCTATCTTTGAATCACGGCTGCCCATCATTTCAAGTGTGGGCCACGAAACAGATGTAACCTTGGCTGATTTTGTTGCCGACAAGAGAGCAGCAACTCCGACTGCTGCAGCAGAACTAGCGACTCCTGTTACTAAGTTAGATCTTTTGACTTATCTGAAGAATCAAGAGAAAAGAATGGCTACTGCAGTACAAAATATCCTATCTAAGAAAGAGAAAGCTTTACAGGTCCTAAGTCAGTCTGTTATTTTTAGGCAACCTGAACGCTTGTACGATGGTTACTTACAGCGATTGGATCAGTTACAACTTCGTCTCAAACAAAGTGTCAGTTCAGAACTTGTTAGACAACAACAAAGAGTCTTGGAACAAGTTCATCATTTAGAACAATTATCGCCTATCAATAAGATCCATCGTTACCAGGACCAACTGCTACAATTAAAAAAGTTACTTCGTAGTCAGATGGCTGTTACATACGATGCCAAGGTTGCTGAGGTGAAACGTTTGTCAGAAGCGCTAGTGATGTTAGATACTAGCAGAATTGTGGCAAGAGGTTTTGCCATTGTTAAAAAAGAAGATGCTGTGGTATCTTCAGCAAAAGATTTGAAAGTAAATGACCAAGTTATGCTGATGATGCGAGATGGTCAGGTAGAATTAGAGGTGAAAGATGTCAAAACAAAAGAAATTTGA
- a CDS encoding exodeoxyribonuclease VII small subunit produces the protein MSKQKKFEENLAELETIVQSLENGEIALEDAIAAFQKGMILSKELQATLDKAEKTLVKVTQEDGTESELL, from the coding sequence ATGTCAAAACAAAAGAAATTTGAGGAAAATTTAGCAGAACTTGAAACCATTGTTCAGAGTTTAGAAAATGGTGAAATTGCACTAGAAGATGCCATTGCTGCTTTTCAAAAGGGAATGATCTTATCAAAAGAATTGCAAGCTACACTTGATAAGGCTGAAAAGACCTTGGTTAAAGTCACGCAAGAAGATGGAACAGAAAGCGAACTCCTATGA
- a CDS encoding polyprenyl synthetase family protein: MNKQEKLALVESALEEFYGDQQFATNLREAVLYSIHAGGKRIRPYLLLEVLESLQVSIAPAHAKVAAALEMIHTGSLIHDDLPAMDNDDFRRGRLTNHKVYGEALAILAGDALFLDPYALIAQADLPNQTKVDLIANLSLASGSMGMVAGQVLDMEGEGKHLNLEELQTIHANKTGKLLAFPFQAAGIIAGLDKNLQTQLETVGELIGLAFQIRDDVLDVTASFEEIGKTPQKDLQAEKSTYPALLGLDDAKVFCNHTLDQANTKLEEISQLVEFDKEPIVKIVESLRIDG; encoded by the coding sequence ATGAACAAGCAGGAAAAATTAGCTTTGGTCGAGTCAGCACTAGAAGAGTTCTATGGCGACCAGCAATTTGCAACAAACTTAAGAGAAGCCGTTCTTTATTCCATACATGCTGGTGGTAAAAGAATTCGCCCCTATCTACTTCTAGAAGTTTTGGAATCTTTGCAAGTGTCTATCGCACCAGCCCATGCTAAGGTTGCAGCGGCGCTTGAGATGATTCACACTGGAAGTTTGATCCATGATGATCTTCCTGCAATGGATAATGATGATTTTCGACGGGGACGTTTGACCAATCACAAAGTCTATGGAGAAGCCCTAGCTATTTTAGCAGGAGATGCGCTTTTTCTGGATCCCTATGCCTTGATAGCGCAAGCAGATTTGCCTAACCAAACTAAGGTAGATTTGATAGCAAACTTATCACTTGCTTCCGGAAGTATGGGGATGGTAGCCGGTCAAGTTTTAGATATGGAAGGTGAAGGCAAACACTTAAACTTAGAAGAACTTCAGACCATCCATGCTAACAAGACTGGAAAGCTCTTGGCTTTTCCATTTCAAGCAGCTGGAATCATTGCAGGATTGGATAAAAACCTTCAAACACAACTAGAAACAGTTGGAGAACTGATTGGGCTTGCTTTTCAAATTAGAGACGATGTCCTTGATGTTACGGCTAGTTTTGAAGAAATCGGTAAAACACCTCAGAAAGATTTGCAAGCTGAGAAGTCGACTTATCCTGCTTTGTTAGGATTGGATGATGCAAAAGTTTTTTGCAATCACACCTTGGATCAGGCGAATACAAAGCTAGAAGAGATTAGTCAATTAGTTGAGTTTGATAAAGAACCAATTGTAAAAATAGTAGAAAGTTTGAGAATTGATGGCTAA
- a CDS encoding TlyA family RNA methyltransferase, giving the protein MAKERVDVLAYKQGLFETREQAKRGVMAGLVVAVLNGERFDKPGEKIPDDTELKLKGEKLKYVSRGGLKLEKALERFEISVEGKTTIDIGASTGGFTDVMLQNGAKLVYAVDVGTNQLAWKLRQDSRVVSMEQFNFRYAEKKDFEVEPSFASIDVSFISLSLILPALHRVLEDQGEVVALIKPQFEAGREQIGKNGIIRDAKVHKNVLETVTEMAVKEGFSVLGLDFSPIQGGHGNIEFLAYLRKEEQASNQALSEIEQIVEKAHREFKDE; this is encoded by the coding sequence ATGGCTAAGGAAAGAGTAGATGTACTTGCCTACAAACAGGGATTATTTGAAACAAGAGAACAAGCTAAGCGCGGCGTAATGGCGGGTTTGGTTGTTGCTGTTCTAAACGGTGAGCGTTTCGATAAGCCAGGAGAAAAAATCCCAGATGATACAGAATTGAAACTCAAGGGTGAGAAACTTAAGTATGTGAGCCGCGGAGGCTTAAAACTTGAAAAAGCCTTAGAGAGGTTTGAGATATCAGTTGAAGGTAAAACAACAATTGATATTGGTGCTTCAACAGGAGGCTTTACGGATGTTATGCTTCAAAATGGTGCAAAACTAGTTTATGCAGTTGATGTTGGGACTAATCAGCTTGCATGGAAACTACGTCAAGACTCACGTGTTGTTAGCATGGAGCAGTTTAATTTCCGTTATGCTGAAAAAAAGGACTTTGAAGTAGAACCAAGCTTTGCAAGTATCGACGTGAGCTTTATTTCTTTGAGTCTCATTTTACCAGCTCTACATAGAGTCTTGGAAGACCAAGGTGAAGTCGTCGCACTTATCAAACCTCAGTTTGAAGCAGGTCGAGAACAAATTGGTAAAAATGGTATTATTAGAGACGCTAAGGTTCACAAGAATGTACTAGAAACCGTTACAGAAATGGCAGTCAAAGAAGGATTTTCCGTTCTAGGATTGGATTTTTCTCCGATTCAAGGCGGACACGGGAATATTGAATTTCTTGCTTATTTACGTAAAGAAGAACAAGCGAGCAATCAGGCGCTTTCTGAAATAGAACAAATAGTAGAAAAAGCACATAGAGAGTTTAAAGATGAATAA